One window from the genome of Nicotiana tomentosiformis chromosome 5, ASM39032v3, whole genome shotgun sequence encodes:
- the LOC117277178 gene encoding uncharacterized protein — translation MDDLSGNRKDNATMTENVETSYGRSTPGQNELVLRLEQKILEIQDLCIQPDVELPEGYKPPKFEMFDGTGDPKVHLRTYCDKLVGVGKKEQIYIKLFMRSLTGNAQSWYISQNPKKWENWLTMASVFMDGFRFNTENVLDIFYIQNLKKKPTETFREYATRWRSEAAKVRLPLEEDQMNKFFVRAQDPQYYERLIVIENYKFSDIIKLGERIKEGIKSGMMTNFEALQTTNDSLQS, via the exons ATGGATGATCTAAGTGGTAATCGAAAGGACAATGCTACCATGACAGAAAATGTTGAAACCTCATATGGAAGAAGTACGCCAGGACAAAATGAGTTGGTCTTACGGTTGGAACAGAAAATCTTGGAGATACAAg ACTTGTGTATCCAACCGGATGTGGAACTGCCGgaaggttacaaacctcctaagtttgaaatgttcgatGGAACCGGTGATCCTAAGGTGCATTTAAGAACCtactgtgacaagcttgtaggggtGGGCAAGAAAGAGCAAATCTACATAAAACTATTCATGCGAAGTCTTACAGGTAATGCGCAATCTTGGTATATTAGCCAAAACCCGAAAAAGTGGGAAAACTGGCTGACCATGGCATCTGTTTTCATGGAtggattcaggttcaacacagagaACGTGCTAGACATTTTCTATATCCAGAACCTCAAAAAGAAGCCAacagaaaccttccgcgagtatgctactcgctGGAGATCAGAGGCAGCCAAGGTCCGGCTACCGCTAGAAGAAGatcaaatgaataagttctttgtCAGAGCTCAGGATCCACAGTACTACGAAAGGTTGATTGTTATAGAGAATTacaagttctcagacatcatcaagttgggagaaagGATAAAAGAAGGAATCAAAAGTGGTATGATGACTAATTTTGAGGCGCTGCAAACCACCAACGATTCTTTACAATCATGA